The Sceloporus undulatus isolate JIND9_A2432 ecotype Alabama unplaced genomic scaffold, SceUnd_v1.1 scaffold_8507, whole genome shotgun sequence genomic sequence GGACAGCctaaatttaataaaaacaaagggTGCAATTTCGGCTTTTCTTGGAAAATTGAAATTTATGAAGCAAAATAAGAGTCGGCACGAATTCTCCCAGTTTCCAAACTTGTCTCAGGCAAAATGTCTTGCTGAGGATCTTCAGACATATGTTCGACATTTAAAAGCTCTGCATGATGACTTCAAAAACAGATCTGAAGATATTCTGGCGATGGAAATACCATCCTGGATCATAAATCCATTTGATGAAACGGAAGTGGCGAATGTGGGATTACAAGAGGAGCTACTCGAGCTTAACACCAACGAGGAGCTGAAGGTGAagttttaaaaaggctatcaaaCATTTTGGCTGCAGGCAGAAATACCCCCAAAATATCCTGGGATGTGCGAAATTGCGAGAAAACTTCTGATAGCGTTTCCCTCGTCATATGTTGCTGAAAAAGGTTTTAGTGTCGTTACAAACCTATTAACcaaaaccaggagcagattgaACATCACAAAACGGGGAGATTTGCCAAATATTGATAATTTGCAGTCAATCCATCAAGTACATTCCTCCCATTAAAAttatgacttttttttaattgttgatttgCATTGTTGAAGTTATGTTACGttattaatgtttaattttaattccatTAAGTC encodes the following:
- the LOC121918323 gene encoding LOW QUALITY PROTEIN: SCAN domain-containing protein 3-like (The sequence of the model RefSeq protein was modified relative to this genomic sequence to represent the inferred CDS: substituted 1 base at 1 genomic stop codon), with the translated sequence MSDRLQQSLQFVIKAVNKIRSNESNTRLFAQLCSENDEDFQRSLSHTEVRRLSKGACLTRFYLLFDSVLEFLESKDPDLKENLIKLKADIAYLTDLFKRFNDINLQLQGDSLNLIKTKGAISAFLGKLKFMKQNKSRHEFSQFPNLSQAKCLAEDLQTYVRHLKALHDDFKNRSEDILAMEIPSWIINPFDETEVANVGLQEELLELNTNEELKVKFXKGYQTFWLQAEIPPKYPGMCEIARKLLIAFPSSYVAEKGFSVVTNLLTKTRSRLNITKRGDLPNIDNLQSIHQVHSSH